A section of the Thauera chlorobenzoica genome encodes:
- a CDS encoding MFS transporter — protein sequence MSSGLVVLALSLLLGIQPVTTDLYLPALPAITAEFGASLAQAQLTLSGMLLAFGLSQLVWGPVSDRFGRRPVLLAGLAGYTVAAAASALAQSMEALVVWRIVQGAAMGASVMCARALVRDLYCPELGARVISKGLTGLGVIACLNLPLGGFLAEAFGWRITLLAPALFAAAALGLVALRFRETLGTPNPRALAPSVLLRTWRQILAHPTFWAFTLLSAASYGGLFTILAMSSFVFITLMGMSKFGYGLLMVSMTASYLFGTVYCRHLLVRVGVRRAVTIGGGFSALGGTLLGVLALAGVDTPWGLMPAVWLFAIGHGIHQACGQAGAVGPFPQAAGAASALSGFLMMLVAFGMGSWLGLTVDGSLFPMASGVWFWGVVTALVAWGMVRRVRL from the coding sequence ATGAGCAGCGGGTTGGTGGTGCTCGCCCTGTCGCTGCTGCTCGGCATCCAGCCGGTGACCACCGACCTCTACCTGCCCGCGCTGCCGGCGATCACCGCCGAGTTCGGCGCCTCGCTGGCGCAGGCCCAGCTCACCCTGTCGGGGATGCTGCTGGCGTTCGGTCTGTCCCAGCTCGTGTGGGGGCCGGTTTCCGACCGCTTCGGCCGCCGCCCGGTGCTGCTCGCCGGGCTCGCCGGCTATACCGTCGCGGCGGCTGCCAGTGCGCTCGCCCAGTCGATGGAAGCGCTCGTCGTCTGGCGCATCGTCCAGGGGGCGGCGATGGGGGCGTCGGTGATGTGCGCGCGGGCCCTGGTCCGCGATCTCTACTGCCCTGAGCTCGGCGCGCGGGTGATCAGCAAGGGGCTCACCGGCCTCGGCGTGATCGCCTGCCTGAACCTGCCCCTCGGCGGCTTCCTTGCCGAGGCGTTCGGCTGGCGCATCACCTTGCTGGCGCCGGCGCTGTTTGCCGCCGCTGCGCTCGGCCTGGTCGCGCTGCGCTTCAGGGAGACGCTGGGCACGCCCAATCCGCGCGCCCTGGCGCCGTCCGTTCTGCTGCGGACGTGGAGGCAGATCCTCGCTCATCCGACCTTCTGGGCGTTCACCCTGCTGTCGGCGGCGTCTTACGGAGGACTGTTCACGATCCTGGCGATGTCGTCCTTCGTCTTCATCACCCTGATGGGGATGTCGAAATTCGGCTACGGCCTGCTGATGGTGTCGATGACCGCCTCCTACCTGTTCGGCACCGTGTATTGCCGCCATCTGCTGGTGCGCGTCGGCGTGCGCCGTGCGGTGACGATCGGTGGCGGCTTTTCCGCGCTCGGCGGCACCTTGCTCGGCGTGCTGGCGCTGGCCGGGGTGGACACGCCGTGGGGGCTGATGCCGGCGGTGTGGCTGTTCGCCATCGGCCATGGCATCCACCAGGCCTGCGGCCAGGCCGGTGCGGTCGGTCCGTTCCCGCAGGCGGCCGGTGCGGCGTCGGCCTTGAGCGGCTTCCTGATGATGCTGGTGGCTTTCGGCATGGGCAGCTGGCTGGGGCTGACGGTCGACGGCAGCTTGTTCCCGATGGCCAGCGGCGTGTGGTTCTGGGGCGTGGTGACGGCGCTGGTGGCGTGGGGGATGGTGCGGCGCGTGCGTCTCTGA
- a CDS encoding DUF1840 domain-containing protein, with protein MLVTFKSAASADVIMFGAVAQTLLGILGKTSDEGSGIITVTQLPEAITRLKKAIEEDRARQAERPHDEDADAGAEENEAGRSAMVAPVGLAQRAWPLLNMLEASLRENVPVVWGT; from the coding sequence ATGCTGGTCACGTTCAAGTCGGCCGCCAGCGCCGACGTCATCATGTTCGGCGCAGTCGCACAGACGCTCCTCGGCATTCTCGGCAAGACTTCGGACGAGGGCAGCGGCATCATCACCGTAACCCAGCTGCCCGAAGCCATCACCCGCCTGAAGAAGGCGATCGAGGAAGACCGCGCCCGCCAGGCCGAACGCCCGCACGACGAGGACGCCGACGCCGGCGCCGAAGAGAACGAAGCCGGCCGCAGCGCCATGGTCGCCCCGGTCGGCCTGGCCCAGCGCGCCTGGCCGCTGCTCAACATGCTCGAAGCGTCGCTGCGCGAGAACGTGCCGGTGGTCTGGGGCACCTGA
- a CDS encoding hypoxanthine-guanine phosphoribosyltransferase, with product MPSALEEIKRAREQADCLADAAAVEAALDRMAGEITARLADSNPLVYAVMNGGLILAGRILPRLPFPLEVAYLHATRYGHALQGTLLDWRVRPTHDLRGRTVLVVDDILDEGHTLNAIIGHLKEEGAGEVLSAVLVHKLHERKAYPGMRADFSGLDVADRFLFGCGMDYKGYWRNAPGIYAVRGL from the coding sequence ATGCCCTCCGCTCTCGAAGAAATCAAGCGTGCCCGCGAACAGGCCGACTGCCTGGCCGATGCCGCCGCGGTGGAGGCCGCGCTCGATCGGATGGCGGGCGAGATCACTGCCCGCCTCGCCGACAGCAACCCGCTGGTGTACGCGGTGATGAACGGCGGCCTGATCCTCGCCGGCCGCATCCTGCCGCGCCTGCCCTTCCCGCTCGAAGTGGCCTACCTGCACGCCACCCGCTACGGCCATGCGCTGCAAGGCACCCTCCTGGACTGGCGCGTGCGCCCGACCCATGACTTGCGCGGGCGCACCGTGCTGGTCGTCGACGACATCCTCGACGAAGGCCACACCCTGAACGCGATCATCGGCCACCTGAAGGAAGAAGGCGCGGGCGAAGTCCTCTCGGCGGTGCTGGTGCACAAGCTGCATGAGCGCAAGGCCTACCCCGGGATGCGTGCCGACTTCAGCGGCCTGGACGTCGCCGACCGCTTCCTGTTCGGCTGCGGCATGGACTACAAGGGCTACTGGCGCAACGCCCCCGGCATCTACGCCGTCCGGGGTTTATAA
- a CDS encoding EAL domain-containing protein: MTLSRRFFMLLGAFALLSSAAGLWQLSDSRSKTTAAEWIHLTSQMTATAQQISTHAAMERGLTAAILARPENTTPSMLAELERVRSLVDIRHQRLAATTTELALLAPDHPMFSALARVDKTREEMAQFRTLTDAQLRGSTNSLGADQWIALMTRQIEELQDLIVVGTLPLPGNIYTYASAPVITDVLFTLAEQLGRERALISTTIAQGRALDSVAQHMLLEYRIVASHARRRIEAMLRYLPATPRLAAAQAAYWDNLKRYSEIRAEVYERGVAERPYPISAEDWYAEATRGIDAIADLSSAVSAHFGRDVKDLRQQAERTLSLLAFIVLALTLLFWQAVFTLRKRVLQPLKSLEQAATRISAGDLAQPLEAGDTDELGRLSQAFEHMRQALLADIGRREADALELRKLNTVIKHSASAVCITDTQGVIQYTNACFVDITGHENGDALGRKAGFWTSGLNAQAQYHEMWETIQKGKVWQGELINRHKNGSLYWASVQITPVIDEKGEITHFIGVQHDISARRRIEDRLAFLASYDELTGLPNRNLLKEKFEQASAEAQRDGTCIALVSLGLGRFKQINDSLGRSAGDELLEKLSRRLSQCATERDVVARHSGAEFMLMFSGLSQAEDIQPILEHIVDILHVPVIVKGEKLQPSVAAGVSLLPADGDNFEVLLHKAAVALHHAEAQGIPHCIYTEALNRDSQERLSMENALRLSLSRDELELHYQPKVDLNSGRMIAVEALARWRHPMTREYVSPARFIPIAEESGLIQQLGAWALNEACRQNKAWQEAGLRPIVVAVNLSAAQLHQPDLVETVAAALEGSGLSPELLELELTESALMEDPDQANDTLARLKQLGLHLAIDDFGTGYSSLAYLSKFPVDQLKIDRRFVQDALSNPAAAAISSSVVGLAHQMGLKVVAEGVETEAQLAFLLRQGCDEMQGYYYSKPLPADALASLLGSDQRLVRPDQGATRSLLIVDDEPAIHAALARAVEDNGYQILTAHSARAALELLACHQVQVILSDEHMPDMNGIEFFARVKNLYPDTTRIMLSDYVNATTLIRAINEGTIYKFIAKPWDDRELRSHIRDAFASRLRSAASLRLLQIKRG, translated from the coding sequence ATGACCCTGAGTCGCAGGTTCTTCATGCTGCTGGGCGCTTTCGCGCTGCTGTCCTCTGCCGCCGGCCTGTGGCAGCTGTCCGACAGCCGCAGCAAGACTACTGCCGCCGAATGGATCCACTTGACCTCGCAAATGACTGCGACGGCCCAGCAGATCAGCACCCACGCCGCGATGGAGCGCGGGCTCACCGCGGCGATCCTCGCCCGCCCCGAGAACACCACCCCATCGATGCTCGCCGAACTCGAGCGCGTACGCAGCCTCGTCGACATCCGTCACCAGCGGCTCGCCGCGACCACCACCGAGCTCGCCCTGCTCGCGCCCGATCATCCGATGTTCTCCGCGCTCGCCCGGGTCGACAAGACCCGGGAGGAAATGGCCCAGTTCCGCACCCTGACCGACGCGCAGCTGCGCGGCAGCACCAACAGCCTCGGCGCCGACCAGTGGATCGCGCTGATGACGCGCCAGATCGAAGAGCTGCAGGACCTGATCGTGGTTGGCACACTGCCCCTGCCCGGCAACATCTACACCTATGCCTCCGCCCCGGTGATCACCGACGTGCTGTTCACCCTCGCCGAGCAGCTGGGGCGCGAACGCGCCCTGATCAGCACCACGATCGCCCAAGGCAGGGCGCTCGACAGCGTTGCCCAGCACATGCTTCTGGAATACAGGATCGTGGCCAGCCACGCCCGCCGGCGGATCGAAGCGATGCTCAGATACCTGCCCGCCACCCCCCGGCTGGCTGCGGCACAAGCCGCTTACTGGGACAACCTGAAGCGCTACAGCGAAATCCGCGCCGAAGTGTACGAGCGGGGCGTGGCCGAGCGCCCCTACCCGATCAGCGCCGAGGACTGGTACGCCGAGGCGACCCGGGGGATCGACGCCATCGCCGACCTGTCCTCGGCGGTGAGCGCCCACTTCGGCCGCGACGTCAAGGACCTGCGCCAGCAGGCCGAGCGCACCCTGAGCCTGCTCGCCTTCATCGTCCTTGCCCTGACCCTGCTGTTCTGGCAGGCGGTATTCACCCTCAGGAAGCGCGTCCTGCAGCCGCTGAAATCGCTCGAACAGGCCGCCACCCGGATTTCCGCCGGCGACCTCGCCCAGCCGCTGGAAGCAGGTGACACAGACGAGCTCGGCCGCCTCTCGCAGGCGTTCGAACACATGCGCCAGGCCCTGCTTGCCGACATCGGCCGGCGCGAGGCCGACGCGCTCGAACTGCGCAAGCTCAACACCGTCATCAAGCACAGCGCCAGCGCGGTCTGCATCACCGACACCCAGGGCGTCATCCAGTACACCAACGCCTGCTTCGTCGACATCACCGGGCACGAAAACGGTGATGCCCTCGGCCGCAAGGCGGGGTTCTGGACCTCGGGGCTGAACGCCCAGGCCCAGTACCACGAAATGTGGGAAACAATCCAGAAAGGCAAGGTCTGGCAGGGCGAGCTGATCAACCGCCACAAGAACGGCTCACTCTACTGGGCCTCGGTGCAGATCACTCCGGTGATCGACGAGAAAGGCGAAATCACCCATTTCATCGGTGTCCAGCACGACATCAGCGCCCGCCGCCGGATTGAGGACCGCCTCGCCTTCCTCGCCAGCTATGACGAACTCACCGGCCTCCCCAACCGCAACCTGCTGAAGGAAAAATTCGAGCAGGCCAGCGCCGAAGCGCAGCGCGACGGCACCTGTATCGCGCTGGTATCGCTCGGGCTGGGCCGCTTCAAGCAGATCAACGACAGCCTCGGACGCAGTGCCGGCGACGAACTGCTGGAAAAGCTTTCCCGCCGCCTGAGCCAGTGCGCCACCGAGCGCGATGTCGTCGCCCGCCACAGCGGCGCCGAGTTCATGCTGATGTTCAGCGGGCTCAGCCAGGCCGAAGACATCCAGCCGATCCTGGAGCACATCGTCGACATCCTCCACGTGCCGGTGATCGTCAAGGGCGAAAAGCTGCAGCCTTCGGTGGCCGCCGGCGTCAGCCTGCTGCCGGCCGACGGCGACAACTTCGAGGTGCTGCTGCACAAGGCCGCGGTCGCGCTGCACCACGCCGAAGCCCAGGGCATTCCCCACTGCATCTACACCGAGGCGCTCAACCGCGACAGCCAGGAGCGGCTGTCGATGGAAAACGCCTTGCGCCTGTCGCTGTCGCGCGACGAGCTCGAACTGCACTACCAGCCCAAGGTCGACCTGAACAGCGGGCGCATGATCGCGGTCGAGGCGCTGGCGCGCTGGCGCCATCCGATGACCCGCGAATACGTCTCGCCAGCACGCTTCATCCCGATCGCGGAGGAAAGCGGCCTGATCCAGCAGCTCGGCGCCTGGGCGCTCAATGAAGCCTGCCGCCAGAACAAGGCCTGGCAGGAAGCCGGCCTGCGCCCGATCGTCGTCGCCGTCAACCTGTCGGCCGCCCAGCTGCACCAGCCCGACCTGGTCGAAACCGTCGCCGCGGCACTTGAAGGCAGCGGCCTGTCTCCCGAGCTGCTCGAGCTCGAACTGACTGAAAGCGCGCTGATGGAGGACCCCGACCAGGCCAACGACACCCTGGCCCGGCTCAAGCAGCTCGGCCTGCATCTGGCGATCGACGATTTCGGCACCGGTTACTCGAGCCTCGCCTACCTCAGCAAATTCCCTGTCGACCAGCTGAAGATCGACCGGCGCTTCGTCCAGGACGCGCTGAGCAACCCGGCGGCGGCGGCGATTTCCAGCTCGGTCGTCGGCCTCGCCCACCAGATGGGGCTGAAAGTGGTCGCCGAAGGGGTGGAAACCGAAGCCCAACTCGCCTTCCTGCTCCGCCAGGGGTGCGACGAAATGCAGGGTTATTACTACAGCAAGCCCCTGCCGGCCGACGCGCTGGCGTCCCTGCTCGGTTCCGACCAGCGCCTCGTCCGCCCGGACCAGGGCGCTACCCGCAGCTTGCTGATCGTCGACGACGAGCCGGCGATCCACGCCGCGCTGGCCCGCGCGGTGGAAGACAACGGCTACCAGATCCTCACCGCCCACAGCGCACGCGCCGCGCTCGAGCTGCTTGCCTGCCACCAGGTCCAGGTCATCCTCTCCGACGAGCACATGCCCGACATGAACGGCATCGAGTTCTTCGCCCGGGTCAAGAACCTCTACCCGGACACTACCCGCATCATGCTCTCCGACTACGTAAACGCCACCACCCTGATCCGTGCCATCAACGAGGGCACCATCTACAAGTTCATCGCCAAGCCCTGGGACGACCGCGAGCTGCGCTCGCACATCCGCGACGCGTTTGCCAGCCGCCTGCGCAGCGCCGCCTCGCTCCGCCTGCTCCAGATCAAGCGGGGCTGA
- a CDS encoding diguanylate cyclase domain-containing protein has translation MSFLPASVPDRSHETPRNATLIVALGWLALVLALAIHWSQLQASHRSQLQAAEKQIQLRAAETAHALAVQFDALIGNADYIARHLAERWAGAGRHAFLDDLALARSALPEGTLAHVLIADPRGKVLFSSAGADEAAATPSVAGRAYFQAHGPEHRTRAFISEPLFDRFTRQWTIQLSRPLLRDGHFAGVIAVSITAESLSLALRRIFPGPVDVAALVDDDGRYLAHSQQMDEALGKSLPESSPIRTERNSHSGSFAWRTPLDGVLRHFAWQRAPTYPVTVIHGLDKHEALRPVLAVLRENSTQNAFGTALLILVAVAVSAMFLYGHRQGARLAAMADQLELSLEAGGLGTWSWEPDTGKIQFDERWAAMLGYAEDELPRQASTWESRIHPADLQHTRQALDALLQGASTSAEGEYRLRHRDGHWIWVHGRCRIAARARDGRPVQVAGTLQNVSARVAEARLRTALLDQSAAAIALFTSTREIRSVNSRAREIFGSGGIDPVGRNVRELGLHVEWADLQTMNQHYATLRAGGQVRCEYPLRDASGRARWFDMHGTPSDPEDPDSDIVWTLIDITERREAETALATERLRMITLLERYPGGVLMEDGSGRVVMVNQKFCTLLALGVEAASLEGLDHVQLCTRLDEVHSRWLHLPDSEHSIEKRRTIEVNEGPAKTLAVEWVPIVRDTDTLGRVWLVRDISERKQREAELARLATTDTLTGLPNRRSFMASLDAAIADVRGHPERGGVLLMMDIDHFKRINDSYGHPVGDAVLQHAAEVIRSSLRQTDSAGRLGGEEFGAVLPAINLQDGKALAERLRRTLAGRPASTDAGKIEVSISIGLTPLTGDDPNLLFSRADRALYAAKNSGRNRVSVSQPEKALPAPAGDGVAQ, from the coding sequence GTGTCCTTCCTCCCCGCTTCCGTTCCCGACCGTAGCCACGAAACGCCACGAAACGCGACTCTCATCGTCGCGCTCGGCTGGCTGGCGCTGGTGCTGGCGCTGGCGATCCACTGGAGCCAGTTGCAGGCCTCTCATCGCAGCCAGCTGCAGGCCGCCGAAAAGCAGATCCAGCTGCGCGCCGCCGAAACCGCCCATGCGCTCGCGGTGCAGTTCGACGCCCTCATCGGCAATGCCGACTACATCGCCCGCCACCTCGCCGAGCGCTGGGCGGGGGCGGGCAGGCACGCGTTCCTCGACGACCTGGCCCTGGCCCGCAGTGCGCTCCCCGAAGGCACCCTGGCCCATGTGCTGATCGCCGACCCCCGCGGCAAGGTCCTGTTTTCCAGCGCCGGCGCCGACGAAGCGGCGGCAACGCCTTCGGTCGCGGGGCGCGCCTATTTCCAGGCCCACGGTCCCGAACATCGCACGCGGGCCTTCATCAGCGAACCGCTGTTCGACCGTTTCACCCGGCAATGGACAATCCAGCTTTCCCGCCCCCTGCTGCGCGACGGACACTTTGCCGGAGTGATCGCGGTGTCGATCACCGCCGAGTCCCTGTCCCTCGCCTTGCGCCGCATCTTTCCCGGCCCCGTGGACGTCGCCGCGCTGGTCGACGACGACGGGCGCTACCTCGCCCACTCCCAGCAGATGGATGAAGCGCTGGGAAAGTCCCTTCCCGAATCGAGTCCGATCCGGACCGAGCGCAACAGCCACTCCGGCAGTTTCGCATGGCGGACCCCGCTGGACGGCGTGCTGCGCCATTTCGCCTGGCAGCGCGCCCCGACTTACCCGGTCACGGTCATCCACGGCCTGGACAAGCACGAAGCCCTCCGCCCGGTGCTCGCCGTGCTGCGCGAGAACAGCACGCAAAACGCCTTCGGCACCGCACTGCTGATCCTGGTCGCAGTGGCGGTGAGCGCCATGTTCCTGTACGGCCACCGCCAAGGGGCCCGTCTCGCCGCGATGGCCGATCAACTCGAGCTGTCGCTCGAGGCCGGTGGTCTCGGAACCTGGAGTTGGGAACCCGACACCGGAAAAATCCAGTTCGACGAACGCTGGGCGGCCATGCTCGGCTACGCCGAGGATGAGCTTCCCCGCCAGGCTTCCACCTGGGAATCGCGCATCCACCCGGCCGACCTGCAGCACACCCGCCAAGCGCTCGACGCCCTGCTGCAGGGGGCATCCACCAGCGCCGAGGGGGAATACCGCCTGCGTCACCGCGATGGCCACTGGATCTGGGTCCATGGCCGCTGCCGGATCGCCGCGCGCGCCCGCGACGGCCGCCCCGTGCAGGTCGCAGGGACGCTGCAAAACGTCAGCGCGCGCGTCGCCGAAGCCCGTCTGCGCACCGCCCTGCTCGACCAGAGTGCGGCCGCGATCGCCCTGTTCACGAGCACGCGGGAGATCCGCTCCGTCAATTCCCGCGCCCGTGAAATCTTCGGTTCCGGCGGCATCGACCCGGTGGGCCGAAACGTCAGGGAGCTCGGCCTGCACGTGGAATGGGCCGACCTGCAGACGATGAACCAGCACTACGCGACCCTGCGCGCGGGCGGCCAGGTACGCTGCGAATATCCACTGCGCGATGCCAGCGGGCGCGCGCGCTGGTTCGACATGCACGGTACGCCGAGCGACCCGGAAGACCCCGACAGCGACATCGTGTGGACCCTGATCGACATCACCGAGCGCCGCGAAGCGGAAACTGCGCTCGCCACCGAGCGCCTGCGCATGATCACCCTGCTGGAGCGCTATCCCGGCGGCGTCCTGATGGAGGACGGCAGCGGCCGGGTGGTGATGGTCAACCAGAAGTTCTGCACCCTGCTCGCGCTGGGCGTCGAAGCCGCCAGCCTGGAAGGCCTCGACCACGTCCAGCTGTGCACCCGGCTCGACGAAGTCCATTCCCGCTGGCTGCACCTGCCCGACAGCGAGCACAGCATCGAAAAGCGCCGCACCATCGAGGTCAACGAAGGTCCTGCGAAGACGCTGGCGGTCGAATGGGTGCCGATCGTGCGCGACACCGACACGCTCGGTCGGGTCTGGCTGGTCCGCGACATCAGCGAACGCAAGCAGCGCGAAGCCGAGCTCGCCCGCCTCGCCACCACCGACACCCTCACCGGCCTGCCCAACCGGCGCAGCTTCATGGCCAGCCTGGATGCGGCGATCGCCGACGTCCGCGGCCACCCCGAGCGCGGCGGCGTGCTGCTGATGATGGACATCGACCACTTCAAGCGCATCAACGACAGCTACGGACATCCGGTCGGCGATGCCGTACTCCAGCATGCCGCCGAAGTGATCCGCAGCAGCCTGCGCCAGACGGACAGCGCCGGCCGCCTCGGCGGCGAAGAATTCGGCGCCGTGCTCCCCGCCATCAATCTGCAGGACGGCAAGGCGCTGGCCGAGCGCCTGCGCCGCACGCTCGCCGGGCGCCCGGCCTCGACCGACGCCGGCAAGATCGAAGTCAGCATCAGCATTGGCCTCACCCCCCTCACCGGCGACGACCCCAACCTGCTGTTCAGCCGCGCCGACCGGGCGCTCTACGCGGCAAAAAACAGCGGCCGCAACCGCGTTTCGGTATCACAACCTGAAAAGGCGCTGCCGGCCCCGGCGGGCGACGGCGTGGCGCAGTGA
- a CDS encoding exodeoxyribonuclease III: MLRIISLNLNGIRSAVAKGFLDWLPQQHADIVCVQELKAQDADLSAAMRAPAGLQGWFHHAEKKGYSGVGIYSRHQPERVTEGLGIADIDAEGRFLQLDFGRLSVVSLYLPSGSSSEERLQIKFRFMERFLPHMAALYASGREVVVCGDWNIAHREIDLKNWKSNQKNSGFLPAERAWLGRLFDEQGWVDVYRRLHPDATDACYTWWSNRGQAWAKNVGWRLDYQIATPALAATARSGSVYKHQRFSDHAPLTIDYDFQH, encoded by the coding sequence ATGTTACGCATCATCTCCCTCAACCTCAACGGCATCCGCTCGGCGGTCGCCAAGGGCTTTCTCGACTGGCTGCCGCAGCAGCACGCCGACATCGTCTGCGTCCAGGAACTGAAGGCGCAGGACGCCGACCTCAGCGCCGCGATGCGGGCGCCGGCCGGGTTGCAAGGCTGGTTCCACCACGCCGAGAAGAAAGGCTACAGCGGGGTCGGCATCTACAGCCGGCACCAACCGGAGCGCGTGACCGAAGGGCTGGGCATCGCCGATATCGATGCCGAAGGCCGCTTCCTGCAGCTCGACTTCGGCAGGCTGTCGGTGGTGTCGCTGTACCTGCCTTCGGGTTCCAGTTCGGAGGAGCGCCTGCAGATCAAGTTCCGCTTCATGGAACGCTTCCTGCCCCACATGGCCGCGCTCTACGCCAGCGGGCGCGAAGTCGTGGTGTGCGGCGACTGGAACATCGCCCACCGCGAAATCGACCTGAAGAACTGGAAATCGAACCAGAAGAACTCCGGCTTCCTGCCCGCGGAGCGCGCCTGGCTCGGCCGCCTGTTCGACGAGCAGGGCTGGGTGGACGTCTATCGCCGCCTCCACCCCGACGCCACCGACGCCTGCTACACTTGGTGGTCCAATCGCGGCCAGGCCTGGGCAAAGAATGTCGGCTGGCGCCTGGACTACCAGATCGCCACCCCGGCACTGGCCGCCACGGCCCGCAGCGGCAGCGTCTACAAGCACCAGCGCTTCTCGGACCATGCCCCGCTGACGATCGACTACGATTTCCAGCACTAA
- the pyrE gene encoding orotate phosphoribosyltransferase: MNFSRDFIALACRKGVLRFGAFVTKAGRNSPYFFNAGLFDDGASFRELCGYYARAIRASGLACDMLFGPAYKGIPLVAGTAIRLAEDGVDLPFAFNRKEAKDHGEGGTLIGAPLAGRVLILDDVISAGTSVRESVELIRAAGAVPAGVVIALDRMERGNSSLSAVEEVKQNFGIPVIAVATLEDLIAYLGDAPELAANLEAVKAYRQQYGISSR, encoded by the coding sequence ATGAATTTTAGCCGGGATTTCATCGCCCTCGCCTGTCGCAAAGGGGTACTGCGCTTCGGCGCCTTCGTCACCAAGGCCGGGCGCAATTCGCCCTATTTCTTCAACGCCGGACTGTTCGACGACGGCGCTTCGTTCCGCGAACTGTGCGGCTACTACGCGCGCGCGATCCGCGCCTCGGGGCTCGCCTGCGACATGCTGTTCGGGCCGGCCTACAAGGGCATTCCACTGGTCGCGGGCACCGCGATCCGGCTCGCCGAGGACGGCGTCGACCTGCCTTTCGCCTTCAACCGCAAGGAGGCCAAGGACCACGGCGAGGGCGGGACCCTGATCGGCGCGCCGCTCGCGGGCCGGGTGCTGATCCTCGACGACGTGATCTCGGCGGGCACGTCGGTGCGCGAGTCGGTGGAACTGATCCGCGCTGCCGGGGCGGTACCGGCGGGTGTGGTGATCGCGCTCGATCGCATGGAAAGAGGGAATAGTTCCTTGTCGGCGGTCGAAGAGGTGAAGCAGAATTTCGGCATTCCGGTGATCGCGGTCGCCACCCTCGAGGATCTCATCGCCTACCTCGGGGACGCGCCCGAGCTTGCCGCCAACCTCGAGGCCGTGAAGGCGTATCGGCAACAGTATGGGATCTCTTCGCGTTGA
- a CDS encoding NAD-dependent deacylase, translating into MTTLAALDAVAACMVRAQRLLFITGAGISADSGLPTYRGIGGLYHDRLTADGLCIEEALSGATMAARPELAWKHLAEIEARCRGAQPNAAHRLIAALEQEKPMVCVLTQNVDGLHRAAGSRNLIELHGTLHRLRCTACHHGRTVADYAGLQIPPECPLCGALMRPDVVLFGESLPLRSLARLEAVLGEGVDIVLAVGTSSVFPYISAPVLRALQCGIPTVEINPGETALSAVVTHRLRLRAAEALPELWRRMHPPEPAEG; encoded by the coding sequence ATGACCACGCTGGCCGCGCTCGATGCCGTGGCCGCCTGCATGGTCCGCGCGCAGCGCCTGTTGTTCATCACCGGTGCCGGGATCTCGGCCGACTCCGGGTTGCCGACCTACCGCGGCATCGGCGGGCTGTACCATGACCGCCTCACCGCCGACGGCCTCTGCATCGAGGAGGCCTTGTCGGGGGCGACGATGGCGGCGCGACCGGAACTGGCATGGAAGCACCTCGCCGAGATCGAAGCCCGCTGCCGCGGCGCGCAGCCCAACGCCGCGCACCGCCTGATCGCCGCGCTCGAACAGGAAAAGCCGATGGTCTGCGTGCTGACGCAGAACGTCGATGGCCTGCACCGCGCCGCCGGTTCGCGCAACCTCATCGAACTGCACGGCACGCTCCACCGGCTGCGCTGCACGGCCTGCCATCATGGGCGCACGGTGGCCGATTACGCCGGCCTGCAGATCCCGCCCGAATGCCCGCTGTGCGGCGCGCTGATGCGCCCGGACGTGGTGCTGTTCGGCGAGTCCCTGCCGCTGCGCTCGCTCGCGCGCCTCGAGGCCGTGCTCGGCGAAGGGGTGGACATCGTGCTGGCGGTCGGCACCTCCAGCGTGTTCCCGTATATTTCCGCGCCGGTGCTCCGGGCGCTGCAGTGCGGCATCCCTACGGTCGAGATCAATCCCGGGGAGACCGCACTCAGCGCCGTCGTCACCCACCGCCTGCGCCTGCGCGCGGCCGAGGCCTTGCCCGAGCTCTGGCGCCGCATGCATCCGCCCGAGCCGGCGGAGGGCTGA